The Nocardia sp. NBC_01503 sequence GGTATTCGTCGGATTTGCGCAGCGGGGCGGTCATCGTTGACTCGACTCCTCGTCGTCACTCCTCGTCACTGAGGAGAGTGTGAGAAACTCCTATTCTCACCTTCTCATCGAGGTGGGTGCCTGTCAATGTGCGATGATTGGAGCGTCATCGTATCTTCGTGACTCGAAAGGGGCCGGACCATGGCCAAGCTGGCCGAACTCCTGCCGCTCGTGCGCGGATCGGGTCCGGAGGATCGCAATCAGAGCAAGGTGCTCGACGCCGCATTGGTGGCCTTCCTCGACTTCGGAATCAAACGCACCAGCATGGTCGAGGTCGCCCGGCGCGGCGGTCTCTCCCTCGCCACACTCTATCGGCGATTCGCCGGCAAATCCGATCTGATCCAGGCGGTCGGCCTGCGCCAGGCCCGCCAGTTCATCGCCGACGCCGATGCCGCCGTGCAGGCCGAGATCGAGCGCGACGCCAGTGCCCAGGATCAGATCGTCGCCCTGTTCATCGCCTTCATCGAGAGCCTGCGCGGCAATAAGCTGCTGGTGCGCCTGCTCGCGACCGAACCCGAGACGGTGCTGCCGTATCTGACCGTGCAGGGTGCGCCGGTCATCGAATTGGGCCGCGACTATCTGGCCGAGTTCATCACCCGACTGCAAGCGGAAGGCAAACTCCCCGAATACGATCCGCTGCCGCTGGCGGAGATGATCGCCCGCAACTCGCTGTCGCTCGCGCTGACCCCGCAGACGGTGATCCCGCTCGATGACGAGGCCGCGCTGCGCCGCTTCGCCATCGATCACGTACTGCCGGGCTTCCGTATCTTCTGAGGCTTTCGATTCAGACCAGCCGCAATCCGAGTCGGCAGCGCAGGCGCATATCCATCAGATACACATTGATCGGGAAGATCCGCACCGGAGTGGGCAGCAGCTCCTCCGCGGCGCCGACCGTGCGCATGATCCGTGCCAGCAGTCGATCCTGCCGCGGTGTCCAGGTCATGCCCATCTCGTCCCGAAGATGTTGCGGCAGTAGCCCGGTCACGAAGAAGCGGTGGATACCGCCGAAGGCCGACCCCACCGGCCGCGGCAGCATGCGCAGATCGATGAGGTCCTCGAAGTAGGCGCGAATATGCGGATCGATGGAGGTCTTGGCCAAGTTCTCGGCCCAATACGCTTCGAACGCAACGCGATCCACGGGCCACATCTCACGTCGCATTTGCAGGGTCGTCCCCAGTCGCGACGAGTACTGGTAGAAGGCCTCGGCGTCGGCCTCGTTCATCGGGCCGTGCATTCGCTCGTAAAGGTCCTTCGAGCCCCAGTACAGGCAGGCCGCCACCCACAACTGCAATTTGGGGTCGAAGGCGTTGTACTTCACCGCACTTCCCGGCTTGGATCGCACCTGCCGATGCGAAGTGTCGACGGCCGCGCGATACGCCTCCCGATCGGCCTCGGTGCCCATGAGCGCCACCGCGAGGTAGGTGATGGTGGTCCGCAATCGTTTGATCGGATGCACCATCACGTTGCCGCTCTCCACCGGCGACTCCACCACGCCGTATCCGACCGGGGGATGGGCGAGCTGCATGATCACATTCGCGGCCCCGCCGAGCAGGCCCGCCGCCCCGTCGATGAACTGCCGAATATCAATGGAGGGTTCGCTCTCGACGCCGTACGGCTGAGCATGCACTGGCCTGGTCATCGTTGACCACATCCTCGTGAGTGAGAAGGTTGTACACAAACTTTCTTACCCACTCGCCTCACCTGTCAACCTACCGGTGCACTTCGCACCCGATTCGTGTCCCGGCCGCTCCGGTACCGTTGGCGCGTGTCCTACAGGTCGCCGCTACTGCTGAGCTCGCTGAATCCGGCCGCCGTCGCCGCCGGAGACGATATTCCCGATGCCGTCACCATCGACGGGGTGACCCTCTCGCGCAGTGATCTGCTGGGCGCGGCCACCTCCGTCGCCGAACGTGTCGCCCGGGCCGACCGGGTCGCGGTACTGGCCCGGCCGACCGTGAAAACCGTGCTGGCGGTGGTCGGTTGCCTCATCGCCGGCGTCACCGTGGTCCCGGTACCGCCGGATGCGGGTAGCGCGGAACTCGCGCACATACTGCGGGATTCGGGTGCGCAGGCATGGCTGGGCGATGCGCCCGAGGGTAGTGATCTACCGGTGGTGCCCGTGCGAGCACACGCGCGCTCCTGGCACACCTATGCCGAACCCGCGCCCGAGGCAATCGCTTTCATTCTCTACACCTCCGGGACCACCGGTGCGCCCAAGGGCGTCATGCTCAGCCGCCGGGCCATTGCCGCCGGGCTGGACGCACTCGCGCAAGCCTGGGGTTGGACGTGGAATGACGTTCTGGTGCACGGACTTCCGCTGTTCCACGTGCACGGTCTGATCCTCGGCGTACTCGGCCCGCTGCGCGTGGGTAGTCCGCTGGTGCACACCGGCAAGCCGACCCCGCAGGCGTACGCCGCCGCACCCGGCACCATCTACTTCGGGGTGCCGACGGTGTGGTCGCGAATCGCCGAAGAGCCGGATGCGGCAAAGGAATTGGCGAAAGCCCGGATTCTCATCTCGGGGAGCGCCCCGCTTCCGGTCCCGGTGTTCGAGCGGCTGCGCGAGCTCACCGGGCACGCGCCGCTGGAGCGATACGGTATGAGCGAGACCATGATTACGCTCTCCACCCGGCCGGAGGGCGAGCGGCGGCCCGGATGGGTGGGGACGCCGCTGTCCGGGGTGCAGACCCGGCTGGTCGACGAGGCCGGACAGGTACTGCCGCACGACGGGGAAAGCGTTGGCGGACTACAGGTTCGGGGGCCGATGCTGTTCGACGGATATCTGGACAAGCCGGAGGTCACCGCCGAGAACTGGACCGAGGACGGCTGGTTCAAGACCGGGGATGTGGCGGTCATCGATGCCGAGGGCTTCCATCGCATCGTCGGGCGCGAATCGGTGGACCTCATCAAATCCGGCGGGTACCGGATCGGAGCGGGGGAGATCGAGACCTCGCTGCTCGGACATCCGGCCGTGGCGGAGACCGCCGTCATCGGGGTGCCCGATACCGATCTGGGGCAGCGCATCGTCGCCTACGTCGTATTGCGGGACAGCACGGGCGATTCCGTATCGCAGCAGTTGATCGACCATGTGGCGGGCGAACTCTCGGTACACAAGCGACCGCGCGAGGTGCGGGTGGTGGAGGCGCTGCCGCGCAATGCCATGGGCAAGGTGCAGAAGAAGCTGCTCGGCTGAGTGATCGCTTGACCTGAACCGCACTCGAGGTCATAACGTCGGACCCATGATCGCCACACTGACGCCCGCCCAGATCGAGTACCTCGCCGGTCAGCGCCTCGGACGGCTCGCCACCATCCGACCGGACGGGTCGCCGCAGAACAATCCGGTCGGGTTCAGGTACAACGCCGCGCTCGGCACCATCGATATCGCCGGACACAGTATGGGCGCGTCACAGAAGTTCCGGAACCTGAGCAAAGAGGACCGGATCGCCTTCGTCGTCGACGATGTGCCCTCGGTCGACCCGTGGACCGTGCGGTGCCTCGAAATCCGTGGCACCGCACAGGCTCTGCGGGATGTCGAAACCTATATCCCCGGTGGCACACCGGAGCTGATCCGCATCACCCCGGAGCGGATCATCGCCTTCGGTATCGACTAGCAACCCTCGTCATCCCGGCGTGCTTTCGGCCGGGATCCACAGGTTGCTCAGTCGTTGGCGTGCAATGCGGCATTCAGCTCGATGCCGGCGCCCTTGCGCGCCACCGCCTCCACCGCACCGGTCACCGAATTCCGGCGGAAGAGCAGATTGTCCTTACCGCTCAACTCGGACGCCTTGATGACCGCGCCGTCAGGCAGCGTCACCTTGGTGCCCGCGGTGACGTACAGCCCCGCCTCCACCACGCAGTCGTCGCCGAGCGAAATGCCCAGACCCGAGTTCGCGCCCAGCAGGCAGCGCTCACCGAGCGAGATGACCTGCTTACCGCCACCGGACAGGGTGCCCATGATGGACGCGCCGCCACCGACATCGGAGCCGTCGCCGACCACGACGCCACCCGAAATGCGGCCCTCCACCATGGAATTGCCGAGCGTCCCGGCGTTGAAGTTCACGAAACCCTCGTGCATGACCGTGGTGCCGGAGGCCAGATGCGCACCCAGGCGCACCCGATCGGCGTCCGCGATGCGCACACCCGAGGGCACCACGTAATCCACCATGCGGGGGAACTTGTCCACGCCGTACACGGTCACCGGACCGCGCGCCCGCAGCTTCAGGCGGGTCAGCTCGAACTCCTCGAGCGAGCACGGGCCGTAATTGGTCCACGCCACATTGGCGAGCAGTCCGAACATGCCGTCCAGGTTCAGGCCGTGCGGCCGGACCAGACGATGCGAGAGCAGTTGCAGCCGCAGGTAGATATCGTGCGTATCGACCGGCGCGGCGGCCAGATCGGCGATACCGGTGCGCACCACGACCACCTCGACGCGGCGGGCCTCGTCGAACCCGGCGGCCTCGGCGAACTTGGCGTACTCGACATCGGAGGCGTCCAGGCGCTTGGTGCCGGTATCGGTCACCGCACCCAGCGCGGGATACGGGTACCAGGTGTCCAGGACCGTTCCATTGTCGGTGATGGTGGCGAGGCCGACTGCTACTGCTCCCTGAGTACTCA is a genomic window containing:
- a CDS encoding PPOX class F420-dependent oxidoreductase, which produces MIATLTPAQIEYLAGQRLGRLATIRPDGSPQNNPVGFRYNAALGTIDIAGHSMGASQKFRNLSKEDRIAFVVDDVPSVDPWTVRCLEIRGTAQALRDVETYIPGGTPELIRITPERIIAFGID
- a CDS encoding oxygenase MpaB family protein; the encoded protein is MTRPVHAQPYGVESEPSIDIRQFIDGAAGLLGGAANVIMQLAHPPVGYGVVESPVESGNVMVHPIKRLRTTITYLAVALMGTEADREAYRAAVDTSHRQVRSKPGSAVKYNAFDPKLQLWVAACLYWGSKDLYERMHGPMNEADAEAFYQYSSRLGTTLQMRREMWPVDRVAFEAYWAENLAKTSIDPHIRAYFEDLIDLRMLPRPVGSAFGGIHRFFVTGLLPQHLRDEMGMTWTPRQDRLLARIMRTVGAAEELLPTPVRIFPINVYLMDMRLRCRLGLRLV
- a CDS encoding TetR/AcrR family transcriptional regulator produces the protein MAKLAELLPLVRGSGPEDRNQSKVLDAALVAFLDFGIKRTSMVEVARRGGLSLATLYRRFAGKSDLIQAVGLRQARQFIADADAAVQAEIERDASAQDQIVALFIAFIESLRGNKLLVRLLATEPETVLPYLTVQGAPVIELGRDYLAEFITRLQAEGKLPEYDPLPLAEMIARNSLSLALTPQTVIPLDDEAALRRFAIDHVLPGFRIF
- the dapD gene encoding 2,3,4,5-tetrahydropyridine-2,6-dicarboxylate N-succinyltransferase — encoded protein: MSTQGAVAVGLATITDNGTVLDTWYPYPALGAVTDTGTKRLDASDVEYAKFAEAAGFDEARRVEVVVVRTGIADLAAAPVDTHDIYLRLQLLSHRLVRPHGLNLDGMFGLLANVAWTNYGPCSLEEFELTRLKLRARGPVTVYGVDKFPRMVDYVVPSGVRIADADRVRLGAHLASGTTVMHEGFVNFNAGTLGNSMVEGRISGGVVVGDGSDVGGGASIMGTLSGGGKQVISLGERCLLGANSGLGISLGDDCVVEAGLYVTAGTKVTLPDGAVIKASELSGKDNLLFRRNSVTGAVEAVARKGAGIELNAALHAND
- a CDS encoding acyl-CoA synthetase, giving the protein MSYRSPLLLSSLNPAAVAAGDDIPDAVTIDGVTLSRSDLLGAATSVAERVARADRVAVLARPTVKTVLAVVGCLIAGVTVVPVPPDAGSAELAHILRDSGAQAWLGDAPEGSDLPVVPVRAHARSWHTYAEPAPEAIAFILYTSGTTGAPKGVMLSRRAIAAGLDALAQAWGWTWNDVLVHGLPLFHVHGLILGVLGPLRVGSPLVHTGKPTPQAYAAAPGTIYFGVPTVWSRIAEEPDAAKELAKARILISGSAPLPVPVFERLRELTGHAPLERYGMSETMITLSTRPEGERRPGWVGTPLSGVQTRLVDEAGQVLPHDGESVGGLQVRGPMLFDGYLDKPEVTAENWTEDGWFKTGDVAVIDAEGFHRIVGRESVDLIKSGGYRIGAGEIETSLLGHPAVAETAVIGVPDTDLGQRIVAYVVLRDSTGDSVSQQLIDHVAGELSVHKRPREVRVVEALPRNAMGKVQKKLLG